One genomic window of Erinaceus europaeus chromosome 7, mEriEur2.1, whole genome shotgun sequence includes the following:
- the TAMALIN gene encoding protein TAMALIN, translating to MTLRRLRKLQQKEEAAATPDPSAWAPDSEIAPAAPAATPALGAPAAAASPGPGDELYAALEDYHPAELYRALAVSGGTLPRRKGSGFRWKNLSQSPEQQRKVLTLEKEENQTFGFEIQTYGLHHREEQRVEMVTFVCRVHESSPAQLAGLTPGDTIASVNGLNVEGIRHREIVDIIKASGNVLRLETLYGTSIRKAELEARLQYLKQTLYEKWGEYRSLMVQEQRLVHGLVVKDPSIYDTLESVRSCLYGAGLLPGSLPFGPLLAAPGGPRGGALRAPGDAEDSVYHTCFFRGAEPPALPPLPPPTRAPDPGLSEAPGAPASRAVLSRSASVRCAGSSGSGGGAPGTLWTEAREQALCGPGLRKTKYRSFRRRLLKFIPGLNRSLEEEESQL from the exons ATGACCCTCCGCCGGCTCAGGAAGCTGCAGCAGAAAGAGGAGGCGGCGGCCACGCCGGACCCCTCCGCCTGGGCCCCCGACTCGGAAATCGCTCCCGCCGCCCCGGCCGCGACCCCAGCGCTGGGGGCCCCAGCCGCCGCCGCCAGCCCGGGGCCCGGGGACGAACTGTACGCGGCGCTGGAGGACTATCACCCGGCCGAGCTGTACCGCGCGCTCGCCGTGTCCGGGGGCACCCTGCCCCGCCGAAAG GGCTCTGGATTCCGCTGGAAAAATCTCAGCCAGAGTCCTGAACAGCAGCG GAAGGTGCTGActttggagaaggaggagaaccaGACCTTTGGCTTTGAGATTCAG ACTTATGGTCTTCATCACCGGGAGGAGCAACGCGTGGAGATGGTGACTTTTGTCTGCCGGGTTCATGAGTCCAGTCCTGCCCAGCTGGCTGGGCTCACACCAG GAGACACTATCGCCAGTGTCAACGGCCTGAATGTGGAAGGCATCCGGCATCGAGAGATTGTGGATATCATTAAGGCTTCTGGCAATGTCCTCAG ACTGGAAACGTTGTATGGCACGTCCATCCGGAAGGCGGAGCTGGAGGCTCGGCTGCAATATCTGAAG CAAACTCTGTATGAGAAGTGGGGCGAATACAGGTCCCTAATGGTGCAAGAGCAGAGGCTGGTGCACG GGCTCGTGGTAAAGGACCCAAGCATCTATGACACGTTGGAGTCGGTGCGCTCCTGCCTGTATGGGGCAGGCCTGCTGCCAGGCTCACTGCCCTTTGGGCCTCTGCTGGCTGCTCCCGGGGGTCCCCGAGGGGGCGCGCTACGGGCCCCGGGCGACGCTGAAGACTCCGTCTACCATACGTGCTTCTTCCGGGGTGCAGAGCCGCCTGCACTGCCGCCCCTGCCGCCCCCGACACGTGCGCCCGACCCTGGCCTCTCCGAGGCCCCCGGCGCCCCCGCCTCCCGGGCGGTGCTGAGCCGCAGCGCCAGCGTGCGGTGCGCAGGCTCCTCCGGCAGCGGCGGGGGCGCGCCGGGCACGCTCTGGACTGAGGCCCGGGAGCAGGCCCTGTGCGGCCCGGGCCTGCGCAAGACCAAGTACCGCAGCTTCCGCAGGCGGCTGCTCAAGTTCATCCCCGGACTCAACCgctccctggaggaggaggagagccagCTGTAG